The following are encoded in a window of Kogia breviceps isolate mKogBre1 chromosome 10, mKogBre1 haplotype 1, whole genome shotgun sequence genomic DNA:
- the KCTD6 gene encoding BTB/POZ domain-containing protein KCTD6 yields the protein MDNGDWGCMMTDPVTLNVGGHLYTTSLTTLTRYPDSMLGAMFGGDFPTARDPQGNYFIDRDGPLFRYVLNFLRTSELTLPLDFKEFDLLRKEADFYQIEPLIQCLNDPKPLYPMDTFEEVVELSSTRKLSKYSNPVAVIITQLTITTKVHSLLEGISNYFTKWNKHMMDTRDCQVSFTFGPCDYHQEVSLRVHLMEYITKQGFTIRNTRVHHMSERANENTVEHNWTFCRLARKTDD from the exons ATGGATAATGGAGACTGGGGCTGTATG atgACTGACCCAGTCACGTTAAATGTAGGTGGACACTTGTACACAACGTCTCTCACCACATTGACGCGTTACCCGGATTCCATGCTTGGAGCTATGTTTGGGGGGGACTTCCCCACAGCTCGAGACCCTCAAGGCAATTACTTCATTGATCGAGATGGACCTCTTTTCCGATATGTCCTCAACTTCTTGAGAACTTCAGAGTTGACCTTACCCCTGGATTTTAAGGAATTTGATCTGCTTCGGAAAGAAGCAGATTTTTATCAGATTGAGCCCTTGATTCAGTGTCTCAATGACCCCAAGCCTTTGTATCCTATGGATACTTTTGAAGAAGTTGTGGAGTTATCTAGTACTCGGAAGCTCTCTAAGTACTCCAATCCAGTAGCTGTCATCATAACCCAATTAACCATCACCACCAAGGTCCATTCCTTACTAGAAGGTATATCAAACTATTTTACAAAGTGGAATAAGCACATGATGGACACCAGAGATTGCCAGGTTTCCTTTACTTTTGGACCCTGTGATTATCACCAGGAAGTTTCTCTCCGAGTCCACCTGATGGAATACATTACAAAACAAGGTTTCACAATCCGAAACACCCGAGTGCATCACATGAGTGAGCGGGCCAACGAGAACACAGTGGAGCACAACTGGACTTTCTGCAGGCTGGCCCGGAAGACAGATGACTGA